One region of Microbacterium sp. M28 genomic DNA includes:
- the rplD gene encoding 50S ribosomal protein L4, translated as MADSTLALDVLKADGKKAGSIELPAELFDVKTNIPLIHQVVVAQLAAARQGTHSTKRRGEVSGAGRKPFKQKGTGNARQGSIRAPHMTGGGIVHGPKPRNYAQRTPKKMIAAALLGALSDRFRGERLHAVETFGIDSAPSTKTAASLLAQVAGPKNVLVVTQRDDEVTLKSVRNLPNVHWLTYDQLNAYDVLVSDDIVFTKAALEAFIASKTGATEEVSA; from the coding sequence ATGGCTGACTCGACTCTCGCGCTCGACGTCCTGAAGGCCGACGGCAAGAAGGCCGGCTCCATCGAGCTGCCCGCCGAGCTCTTCGACGTCAAGACGAACATTCCGCTCATCCACCAGGTCGTCGTCGCACAGCTCGCCGCTGCGCGTCAGGGCACCCACTCGACCAAGCGTCGCGGTGAGGTCTCCGGTGCAGGCCGCAAGCCCTTCAAGCAGAAGGGCACGGGTAACGCTCGTCAGGGCTCCATCCGCGCGCCGCACATGACCGGTGGTGGCATCGTCCACGGTCCGAAGCCGCGCAACTACGCGCAGCGCACCCCCAAGAAGATGATCGCCGCCGCCCTGCTGGGCGCGCTGAGCGACCGCTTCCGCGGCGAGCGTCTGCACGCAGTCGAGACCTTCGGCATCGACTCCGCTCCTTCGACCAAGACCGCCGCGAGCCTGCTCGCCCAGGTCGCCGGCCCGAAGAACGTCCTGGTCGTCACGCAGCGTGACGACGAGGTGACGCTCAAGTCCGTTCGCAACCTGCCGAACGTGCACTGGCTCACCTACGACCAGCTCAACGCCTACGACGTGCTCGTCTCCGACGACATCGTCTTCACCAAGGCCGCACTCGAGGCGTTCATCGCTTCGAAGACCGGCGCAACCGAGGAGGTCTCGGCATGA
- the rpsG gene encoding 30S ribosomal protein S7 encodes MPRKGPAPKRPVVNDPVYGAPIVTSLVNKILVDGKKSLAESIVYGALAGVHAKNGEDAVATLKKALDNVRPTLEVRSRRVGGSTYQVPVEVKPHRANTLALRWLVSYAKGRREKTMTERLQNEILDASNGLGAAVKRREDTHKMAESNRAFAHYRW; translated from the coding sequence ATGCCTCGTAAGGGTCCCGCCCCCAAGCGCCCCGTCGTCAACGACCCGGTATACGGCGCTCCGATCGTCACGTCGCTCGTGAACAAGATCCTCGTCGACGGCAAGAAGTCGCTCGCCGAGTCGATCGTGTACGGCGCTCTCGCCGGCGTCCACGCCAAGAACGGTGAGGACGCTGTCGCCACGCTCAAGAAGGCGCTCGACAACGTGCGCCCCACCCTGGAGGTCCGCAGCCGCCGCGTCGGTGGCTCGACCTACCAGGTTCCGGTCGAAGTCAAGCCGCACCGCGCGAACACCCTCGCGCTGCGCTGGCTCGTCAGCTACGCGAAGGGTCGTCGTGAGAAGACGATGACCGAGCGTCTGCAGAACGAGATCCTGGACGCCTCGAACGGTCTCGGTGCCGCGGTCAAGCGCCGTGAGGACACGCACAAGATGGCCGAGTCGAACCGCGCGTTCGCTCACTACCGCTGGTAA
- a CDS encoding spermidine/putrescine ABC transporter substrate-binding protein, with translation MERSLETQVDQAVEAWLRWVPRWEPATHRGRVAPCRRCLGSPILSAVGIGGNVPHGVQHGLSTRIKTIVDHAVADYTAHNLPMLQRELDQQSARNRARSYRPSEDLAPEFEGMPLDPDPVPGAPFLFTIAGLADEESAELPPLPPLSDEAKAALRQEVTLADEYANMVGREICGILLRHRLAVQAAISQYVEPQIEAMLEELTRSLDAPFDPDGL, from the coding sequence GTGGAGCGCTCACTGGAGACGCAGGTCGACCAGGCCGTCGAGGCCTGGTTGCGCTGGGTGCCGCGCTGGGAGCCGGCCACCCATCGCGGACGCGTCGCGCCGTGCCGGCGCTGCCTCGGCTCCCCCATCCTCTCAGCGGTCGGCATCGGCGGCAACGTTCCGCACGGCGTCCAGCACGGGCTGTCCACGCGCATCAAGACGATCGTGGATCACGCCGTCGCCGACTACACCGCGCACAATCTGCCCATGCTCCAGCGCGAGCTCGATCAGCAGTCCGCGCGCAATCGTGCACGCAGCTACCGCCCAAGCGAGGACCTCGCGCCGGAATTCGAGGGGATGCCGCTGGACCCCGATCCCGTCCCCGGCGCCCCCTTCCTCTTCACGATCGCAGGGCTGGCCGACGAGGAGAGCGCCGAGCTGCCCCCGCTGCCGCCGCTGAGCGACGAGGCCAAGGCCGCGCTGCGCCAGGAGGTCACGCTCGCCGACGAGTACGCGAACATGGTGGGGCGGGAGATCTGCGGCATCCTGCTCCGGCACCGGCTCGCCGTCCAGGCGGCCATCTCGCAGTACGTCGAGCCGCAGATCGAGGCGATGCTCGAGGAGCTGACGCGTTCTCTGGATGCTCCGTTCGATCCGGACGGACTCTGA
- the rplB gene encoding 50S ribosomal protein L2 gives MAIRKYKPTTPGRRGSSVADFAEITRSTPEKSLLRPLSKTGGRNNQGRITTRHIGGGHKRQYRVIDFRRNDKDGVNAKVAHIEYDPNRTARIALLHYFDGEKRYILAPNKLSQGDIIESGASADIKPGNNLPLKNIPTGTVIHAIELRPGGGAKLARSAGTSVRLVAKDGPYAQLRLPSGEIRNVDARCRATIGEVGNAEQSNINWGKAGRKRWKGVRPTVRGVAMNPVDHPHGGGEGKTSGGRHPVTPWGQAEGRTRHANKESDKYIVRRRNAGKKRK, from the coding sequence ATGGCTATTCGCAAGTACAAGCCCACGACCCCGGGTCGTCGCGGTTCGTCGGTGGCCGACTTCGCCGAGATCACTCGATCGACGCCCGAGAAGTCGCTGCTGCGTCCCCTGTCGAAGACCGGTGGCCGCAACAACCAGGGCCGCATCACGACCCGTCACATCGGTGGTGGCCACAAGCGCCAGTACCGTGTCATCGACTTCCGTCGCAATGACAAGGACGGCGTGAACGCCAAGGTCGCTCACATCGAGTACGACCCCAACCGCACCGCACGTATCGCACTGCTGCACTACTTCGACGGCGAGAAGCGCTACATTCTCGCGCCGAACAAGCTGAGCCAGGGCGACATCATCGAGTCGGGTGCATCGGCTGACATCAAGCCGGGCAACAACCTGCCGCTGAAGAACATCCCCACCGGTACCGTGATCCACGCGATCGAGCTCCGCCCCGGCGGCGGCGCGAAGCTGGCTCGCTCGGCCGGCACCTCGGTGCGTCTCGTCGCCAAGGACGGTCCCTACGCGCAGCTCCGTCTGCCGTCGGGCGAGATCCGCAACGTCGACGCCCGCTGCCGCGCCACCATCGGCGAGGTCGGCAACGCCGAGCAGTCCAACATCAACTGGGGCAAGGCCGGCCGCAAGCGCTGGAAGGGCGTCCGCCCGACCGTGCGCGGTGTCGCCATGAACCCGGTCGACCACCCGCACGGTGGTGGTGAGGGCAAGACGTCCGGTGGACGTCACCCCGTCACTCCTTGGGGTCAGGCTGAGGGTCGCACCCGCCACGCCAACAAGGAAAGCGACAAGTACATCGTGCGTCGTCGTAACGCCGGCAAGAAGCGTAAGTAG
- the rplC gene encoding 50S ribosomal protein L3, whose product MADINAKISKGLLGTKLGMTQVWDENGKIVPVTVIELAPNVVTQVRTPEKDGYNAVQIAAGQIDPRKVNKPLTAHFEAAGVTPRRHVTEIRTADAADYALGQELTVDGLFEAGQLVDVVGTSKGKGTAGVMKRHNFKGVSASHGAHRNHRKPGSIGASSTPSRVFKGMRMAGRMGGERVTVLNLTVHAIDAEKGLMLVKGAVPGARGRVVYVRNAVKGA is encoded by the coding sequence ATGGCTGACATCAACGCAAAGATTTCCAAGGGACTGCTGGGCACCAAGCTCGGCATGACGCAGGTGTGGGATGAGAACGGCAAGATCGTTCCCGTCACCGTCATCGAGCTCGCACCCAACGTGGTCACGCAGGTCCGCACCCCCGAGAAGGATGGCTACAACGCCGTTCAGATCGCCGCGGGCCAGATCGACCCCCGCAAGGTCAACAAGCCCCTCACCGCTCACTTCGAGGCTGCCGGCGTCACGCCGCGCCGCCACGTCACCGAGATCCGCACCGCCGATGCCGCTGACTACGCGCTCGGCCAGGAGCTCACGGTGGATGGTCTCTTCGAGGCGGGCCAGCTGGTCGACGTCGTCGGCACCAGCAAGGGCAAGGGCACCGCGGGTGTCATGAAGCGCCACAACTTCAAGGGCGTCTCGGCATCGCACGGTGCACACCGCAACCACCGCAAGCCCGGCTCCATCGGCGCATCGTCGACCCCGAGCCGCGTCTTCAAGGGCATGCGCATGGCCGGCCGTATGGGTGGCGAGCGCGTGACCGTCCTGAACCTCACGGTGCACGCCATCGACGCCGAGAAGGGACTCATGCTCGTCAAGGGCGCCGTCCCCGGTGCGCGTGGCCGCGTCGTCTACGTCCGCAACGCAGTGAAGGGTGCCTGA
- the fusA gene encoding elongation factor G, which translates to MAQDVLTDLSKVRNIGIMAHIDAGKTTTTERILFYTGVNHKLGETHDGASTTDWMEQEKERGITITSAAVTCFWNKNQINIIDTPGHVDFTVEVERSLRVLDGAVAVFDGKEGVEPQSETVWRQADKYNVPRICFVNKMDKLGADFYFTVDTIVNRLGAKPLVIQLPIGAENDFVGVIDLVEMRALVWPGDAKGDVTMGASYEIQEIPADLKDKADEYRQTLLETVAETDDALLEKFFGGEELTVAEIKGAIRKLVVASEIYPVLCGSAFKNRGVQPMLDAVVDYLPNPLDVGAIEAHDPKDEEKVIERHPDAKDPFSALAFKVAVHPFFGRLTYVRVYSGHLDSGSAVINSTKGKKERIGKIFQMHANKENPVDSLTAGNIYAVIGLKDTTTGDTLADINAPVVLESMTFPEPVIEVAIEPKTKADQEKLGLAIQKLAEEDPTFRTELNPETGQTTIKGMGELHLDILVDRMKREFRVEANVGKPQVAYRETIKKAVEKYDYTHKKQTGGSGQFAKIQFTIEPLELDSDKTYEFENKVTGGRIPREYISPTDQGFQDAMAAGALAGYPMVGVKAILLDGASHDVDSSEMAFKIAGSMGFKEAIRRANPVLLEPLMAVEVRTPEEYMGDVIGDLNSRRGQIQSMEDAAGVKVVRAQVPLSEMFGYIGDLRSKTSGRAVYSMEFHSYAEVPRAVADEIVQKTKGE; encoded by the coding sequence GTGGCACAAGACGTGCTCACCGACCTGAGCAAGGTCCGCAACATCGGCATCATGGCGCACATCGATGCCGGCAAGACCACCACGACCGAGCGCATCCTGTTCTACACGGGCGTCAACCACAAGCTGGGCGAGACGCACGACGGCGCCTCGACCACCGACTGGATGGAGCAGGAGAAGGAGCGCGGCATCACGATCACGTCTGCCGCCGTGACCTGCTTCTGGAACAAGAACCAGATCAACATCATCGACACCCCCGGTCACGTGGACTTCACGGTCGAGGTGGAGCGCTCGCTCCGCGTCCTCGACGGTGCCGTCGCCGTCTTCGACGGCAAGGAGGGCGTCGAGCCCCAGTCCGAGACCGTGTGGCGTCAGGCCGACAAGTACAACGTCCCCCGCATCTGCTTCGTCAACAAGATGGACAAGCTGGGCGCGGACTTCTACTTCACGGTCGACACCATCGTCAACCGCCTGGGCGCGAAGCCGCTGGTCATCCAGCTGCCGATCGGTGCCGAGAACGACTTCGTCGGCGTCATCGACCTCGTCGAGATGCGCGCACTGGTCTGGCCCGGCGATGCCAAGGGTGACGTGACCATGGGCGCGTCGTACGAGATCCAGGAGATCCCGGCCGACCTCAAGGACAAGGCCGACGAGTATCGTCAGACCCTGCTCGAGACGGTCGCCGAGACCGACGACGCGCTGCTGGAGAAGTTCTTCGGTGGCGAGGAGCTCACGGTCGCCGAGATCAAGGGCGCGATCCGCAAGCTCGTGGTCGCCAGCGAGATCTACCCGGTGCTGTGCGGTTCCGCGTTCAAGAACCGCGGTGTCCAGCCGATGCTGGATGCGGTCGTCGACTACCTCCCCAACCCCCTCGACGTCGGCGCCATCGAGGCGCACGACCCGAAGGACGAGGAGAAGGTCATCGAGCGTCACCCCGACGCGAAGGACCCGTTCTCGGCTCTCGCGTTCAAGGTCGCCGTGCACCCGTTCTTCGGTCGCCTGACCTACGTGCGCGTGTACTCGGGACACCTGGACTCCGGCTCCGCGGTCATCAACTCGACCAAGGGCAAGAAGGAGCGCATCGGGAAGATCTTCCAGATGCACGCCAACAAGGAGAACCCGGTCGACTCGCTGACCGCCGGCAACATCTACGCCGTCATCGGTCTGAAGGACACCACCACCGGTGACACCCTGGCCGACATCAACGCCCCGGTCGTCCTCGAGTCGATGACGTTCCCGGAGCCGGTGATCGAGGTCGCGATCGAGCCGAAGACGAAGGCCGACCAGGAGAAGCTGGGTCTCGCGATCCAGAAGCTCGCCGAAGAGGACCCGACCTTCCGCACGGAGCTCAACCCCGAGACCGGTCAGACGACCATCAAGGGCATGGGCGAGCTGCACCTGGACATCCTCGTCGACCGCATGAAGCGCGAGTTCCGCGTCGAGGCGAACGTCGGCAAGCCGCAGGTGGCGTACCGCGAGACGATCAAGAAGGCCGTCGAGAAGTACGACTACACGCACAAGAAGCAGACCGGTGGATCGGGTCAGTTCGCGAAGATCCAGTTCACGATCGAGCCTCTCGAGCTGGACTCGGACAAGACGTACGAGTTCGAGAACAAGGTCACCGGTGGTCGCATCCCGCGCGAGTACATCTCGCCGACCGACCAGGGCTTCCAGGACGCCATGGCGGCCGGTGCGCTGGCCGGCTACCCGATGGTGGGCGTGAAGGCGATCCTGCTCGATGGCGCGTCGCACGACGTCGACTCCTCGGAGATGGCGTTCAAGATCGCAGGCTCGATGGGCTTCAAGGAGGCCATCCGCCGCGCGAACCCCGTGCTGCTCGAGCCGCTGATGGCCGTCGAGGTCCGTACTCCCGAGGAGTACATGGGCGACGTCATCGGTGACCTGAACTCGCGTCGTGGCCAGATCCAGTCGATGGAGGATGCCGCAGGCGTGAAGGTCGTGCGTGCTCAGGTTCCGCTGTCCGAGATGTTCGGCTACATCGGCGACCTGCGTTCGAAGACCTCCGGTCGCGCCGTCTACTCGATGGAGTTCCACTCGTACGCCGAGGTCCCGCGGGCCGTGGCCGACGAGATCGTCCAGAAGACCAAGGGCGAATAA
- the rplW gene encoding 50S ribosomal protein L23, translating into MTEQATVLTTALNKDPRDIILKPVVSEKSYSLIDEGKYTFLVDPRASKTEIKLAIEKIFDVKVAAVNTINRVGKARRTRFGTGKRKDTKRAIVTLKSGTIDIFTAIG; encoded by the coding sequence ATGACCGAGCAGGCAACCGTCCTGACGACCGCTCTCAACAAGGACCCGCGCGACATCATCCTGAAGCCGGTCGTGTCCGAGAAGAGCTACTCGCTCATCGACGAGGGAAAGTACACGTTCCTCGTGGACCCGCGCGCCTCCAAGACTGAGATCAAGCTCGCCATCGAGAAGATCTTCGACGTCAAGGTCGCAGCGGTCAACACGATCAACCGCGTCGGCAAGGCCCGTCGCACCCGCTTCGGCACCGGCAAGCGCAAGGACACCAAGCGCGCCATCGTCACCCTGAAGTCGGGCACCATCGACATCTTCACGGCAATCGGCTGA
- the rpsL gene encoding 30S ribosomal protein S12: MPTIQQLVRKGRSPKVTKTKAPALKSNPQQAGVCTRVYTTTPKKPNSAMRKVARVKLRNGTEVTAYIPGEGHNLQEHSLVLVRGGRVKDLPGVRYKIVRGALDTQAVKNRKQARSRYGAKKG, translated from the coding sequence GTGCCAACCATTCAGCAGTTGGTTCGCAAGGGTCGTTCGCCCAAGGTCACCAAGACCAAGGCGCCCGCCCTGAAGTCGAACCCGCAGCAGGCCGGGGTCTGCACCCGCGTCTACACCACCACCCCCAAGAAGCCGAACTCGGCGATGCGCAAGGTCGCTCGTGTGAAGCTGCGCAACGGTACCGAGGTCACCGCGTACATCCCCGGTGAGGGCCACAACCTGCAGGAGCACTCGCTGGTGCTCGTGCGCGGCGGTCGTGTGAAGGACCTCCCCGGTGTGCGTTACAAGATCGTCCGTGGCGCCCTGGACACCCAGGCAGTCAAGAACCGTAAGCAGGCTCGTTCCCGCTACGGCGCGAAGAAGGGTTGA
- the rpsJ gene encoding 30S ribosomal protein S10, translating into MAGQKIRIRLKSYDHEVIDTSARKIVDTVTRAGATVVGPVPLPTEKNVVCVIRSPHKYKDSREHFEMRTHKRLIDIVDPTPKAVDSLMRLDLPADVNIEIKL; encoded by the coding sequence ATGGCGGGACAGAAGATCCGCATTCGCCTGAAGTCGTATGACCACGAGGTCATCGACACGTCGGCACGCAAGATCGTCGACACCGTGACCCGTGCGGGCGCGACCGTCGTCGGCCCCGTGCCGCTTCCGACCGAGAAGAACGTCGTGTGCGTCATCCGGTCGCCCCACAAGTACAAGGACAGCCGCGAGCACTTCGAGATGCGCACCCACAAGCGTCTGATCGACATCGTCGACCCGACGCCCAAGGCCGTCGACTCGCTGATGCGTCTCGACCTGCCGGCTGACGTCAACATCGAGATCAAGCTCTGA
- a CDS encoding DMT family transporter — protein sequence MSDPEVPQPEKPKDVNDVVDSARAGLDEAAAAGADVPAARHEPTEPDAASEPAVDPDLAAFEEMEKAHPGTFSSLPEGTPAARDGIAGGETPVVATPTPSETADDDTSAEIAAAAAATTAIDDRSNIVADAPTSVTSVYDEPRDAETHVLPSEPVVVAAAAPAAMQPIFVQAPEPPRDRGNRGTAGLIGLLATLVFAVLFLGVVLAIGAISGEVIADNIGDAALAPLTTWGFWTPVVVFFLSFWLLGAIINRGPWGRWVIFGLLVGVASYFGYILGQLFEAPFWMITASQGAELVNEQLFSPLAIAAFVLGRELTIWFGAWVARSGARKTELNAEAQREYERTLEAGPTLPR from the coding sequence ATGAGTGACCCCGAGGTTCCCCAGCCAGAGAAGCCGAAAGACGTCAACGACGTCGTCGACAGCGCCCGGGCCGGTCTCGATGAGGCCGCCGCAGCGGGTGCCGATGTTCCTGCCGCGCGGCACGAGCCGACCGAACCCGACGCCGCGTCCGAGCCAGCCGTCGACCCTGACCTCGCCGCGTTCGAGGAGATGGAGAAGGCGCACCCCGGGACGTTCTCGAGCCTTCCCGAGGGCACTCCGGCGGCGCGCGACGGCATCGCCGGCGGCGAGACGCCCGTCGTCGCGACCCCGACTCCCTCCGAAACGGCGGACGACGACACGTCTGCCGAGATCGCCGCGGCAGCCGCGGCGACCACAGCCATCGACGATCGTTCGAACATCGTCGCGGACGCGCCGACGTCCGTCACGTCCGTGTACGACGAGCCGCGCGATGCCGAGACGCACGTCCTGCCGTCCGAGCCGGTCGTCGTGGCGGCCGCAGCGCCGGCCGCCATGCAGCCGATCTTCGTGCAGGCCCCGGAGCCGCCGCGCGACCGCGGCAACCGCGGCACCGCCGGCCTCATCGGCCTGCTGGCGACGCTCGTGTTCGCGGTGCTGTTCCTCGGCGTCGTGCTTGCGATCGGGGCGATCAGCGGCGAGGTCATCGCCGACAACATCGGCGACGCGGCCCTCGCGCCCCTGACGACCTGGGGCTTCTGGACGCCGGTGGTCGTGTTCTTCCTGTCCTTCTGGCTGCTGGGCGCGATCATCAACCGCGGGCCCTGGGGTCGCTGGGTGATCTTCGGGCTGCTGGTCGGCGTCGCGTCCTACTTCGGTTACATCCTCGGTCAGCTGTTCGAGGCGCCGTTCTGGATGATCACGGCCTCGCAGGGGGCCGAACTGGTCAACGAGCAGCTGTTCTCGCCGCTCGCGATCGCGGCCTTCGTGCTCGGCCGCGAGCTCACCATCTGGTTCGGTGCATGGGTGGCCCGCAGCGGCGCCCGCAAGACCGAGCTGAACGCCGAGGCGCAGCGCGAGTACGAGCGCACGCTCGAGGCCGGCCCGACGCTGCCGAGGTAG
- the tuf gene encoding elongation factor Tu: MAKAKFERTKPHVNIGTIGHVDHGKTTLTAAISKVLADKYPSATNVQRDFASIDSAPEERQRGITINISHVEYETPKRHYAHVDAPGHADYIKNMITGAAQMDGAILVVAATDGPMAQTREHVLLAKQVGVPYLLVALNKSDMVDDEEILELVELEVSELLASQGFAEDAPVVRVSGLKALEGDEKWVQSILDLMDAVDANVPDPVRDKDKPFLMPVEDVFTITGRGTVVTGRAERGTLAINSEVEIVGIRPTQKTTVTGIEMFHKQLDEAWAGENCGLLLRGLKREDVERGQVVVKPGSVTPHTDFEGTAYILSKDEGGRHNPFYTNYRPQFYFRTTDVTGVISLPEGTEMVMPGDTTDMTVALIQPIAMEEGLGFAIREGGRTVGAGTVTKIIK; encoded by the coding sequence GTGGCCAAGGCCAAGTTCGAGCGGACCAAGCCGCACGTGAACATCGGAACGATCGGTCACGTCGACCACGGCAAGACCACGCTCACCGCAGCGATCTCGAAGGTTCTTGCCGACAAGTACCCGTCGGCGACCAACGTTCAGCGCGACTTCGCGTCGATCGACTCCGCTCCCGAGGAGCGTCAGCGCGGTATCACGATCAACATCTCGCACGTCGAGTACGAGACGCCGAAGCGCCACTACGCGCACGTCGACGCTCCTGGTCACGCTGACTACATCAAGAACATGATCACCGGTGCTGCGCAGATGGACGGCGCGATCCTCGTGGTCGCCGCCACCGACGGCCCGATGGCTCAGACGCGTGAGCACGTCCTGCTCGCCAAGCAGGTCGGCGTGCCGTACCTGCTCGTCGCGCTGAACAAGAGCGACATGGTCGACGACGAGGAGATCCTGGAGCTCGTCGAGCTCGAGGTCTCCGAGCTGCTCGCCTCGCAGGGCTTCGCAGAGGACGCTCCTGTCGTCCGCGTCTCGGGCCTGAAGGCGCTCGAGGGTGACGAGAAGTGGGTCCAGTCGATCCTCGACCTCATGGACGCCGTCGACGCGAACGTTCCGGACCCGGTGCGCGACAAGGACAAGCCGTTCCTGATGCCCGTCGAGGACGTCTTCACGATCACCGGTCGTGGAACCGTCGTCACGGGTCGCGCCGAGCGTGGCACGCTGGCCATCAACTCCGAGGTCGAGATCGTCGGCATCCGCCCAACGCAGAAGACCACGGTCACGGGTATCGAGATGTTCCACAAGCAGCTCGACGAGGCGTGGGCCGGCGAGAACTGCGGTCTGCTGCTCCGTGGCCTCAAGCGTGAGGACGTCGAGCGCGGTCAGGTCGTCGTCAAGCCGGGTTCGGTCACGCCGCACACCGACTTCGAGGGCACCGCGTACATCCTGTCCAAGGACGAGGGTGGCCGTCACAACCCGTTCTACACGAACTACCGCCCGCAGTTCTACTTCCGCACCACCGACGTCACCGGCGTCATCTCGCTGCCCGAGGGCACCGAGATGGTCATGCCCGGCGACACCACCGACATGACGGTCGCGCTGATCCAGCCGATCGCCATGGAGGAGGGCCTCGGCTTCGCCATCCGTGAGGGTGGACGCACCGTGGGCGCCGGTACGGTCACGAAGATCATCAAGTAA
- a CDS encoding glycoside hydrolase family 13 protein produces the protein MLPHHDGSPLYVSHDAPDLGEVVTVRLRVPLGYGPLDAVRTRSNPDHEPEWTDAVRLGLADGWEWWEAPITVRNPRHGYRFVLLHADGGIEWLNQTGLHRIETRDDDDFALVARPAPPSWLHDSVMYQVFPDRFARSAQADEHASPDWAIPASWDDPVDPVSPGRGRQFYGGDLPGITECLDHLVSLGVNLLYLTPIFPAASNHRYDASSFDRIDPLLGGEAAYIELIEAAHARGIRVIGDLTSNHSGDRHEWFRAAYGTPGAIEEEFYYFTDAENTAYESWLGHSSLPKFDWSSEELRRRFVTNEDSIVAKWLKPPFGIDGWRIDVANMTGRLGAVDLNAEVRTLFAEAVRRVNPDAILLGESTNDAASDLQGDGWHGAMTYPSFTRPLWGWLSEPAGMPYAEWDGTVTTEPWFFTQPLGGIPRYTARDFVDAVTRFTAGIPWRVRLGNMQPLDTHDTARFATNAAEGTIPVAVGLSMTLPGVPVVFAGDEFGLIGADGESSRTPMPWGSESDPEVASRLDLYRSLIGLRRDHPVLATGGLRWLHVDDGTVVFVRESADESVLVLATRDDAELVLPASSVAAAEAEALFGEAVLAEASDGAVVLRADGPAFSAWALPGVQVPGGAAGS, from the coding sequence CTCGCGGACGGCTGGGAGTGGTGGGAGGCTCCGATCACGGTGCGCAACCCGCGGCACGGATACCGGTTCGTGCTGCTGCATGCCGACGGCGGCATCGAATGGCTCAATCAGACGGGTCTGCACCGGATCGAGACCCGCGACGACGACGATTTCGCTCTCGTCGCGCGTCCAGCGCCGCCGTCATGGCTGCACGACAGCGTGATGTATCAGGTGTTCCCCGACCGGTTCGCGCGGTCGGCGCAGGCCGATGAGCATGCCTCGCCGGACTGGGCGATCCCGGCATCCTGGGACGACCCGGTCGACCCGGTCTCGCCGGGCCGTGGACGACAGTTCTACGGCGGTGATCTCCCGGGGATCACCGAGTGCCTCGACCACCTCGTGTCGCTCGGGGTGAACCTGCTCTATCTCACGCCGATCTTCCCTGCGGCGTCGAACCACCGCTACGACGCGTCGAGCTTCGACAGGATCGACCCGCTGCTCGGCGGCGAGGCGGCGTACATCGAGCTGATCGAGGCTGCGCACGCGCGCGGCATCCGGGTGATCGGCGATCTCACGAGCAACCACTCCGGCGACCGGCACGAGTGGTTCCGGGCCGCCTACGGCACCCCCGGCGCGATCGAGGAGGAGTTCTACTACTTCACGGATGCCGAGAACACCGCGTACGAGTCCTGGCTCGGTCACAGCTCGCTGCCGAAGTTCGACTGGTCGAGCGAGGAACTGCGCAGGCGCTTCGTGACGAACGAGGACTCGATCGTCGCGAAGTGGCTGAAACCGCCGTTCGGCATCGACGGGTGGCGCATCGACGTGGCGAACATGACGGGGCGCCTGGGCGCCGTCGATCTCAACGCCGAAGTGCGCACCCTGTTCGCCGAGGCGGTGCGGCGGGTCAATCCGGACGCCATCCTGCTGGGCGAGTCGACGAACGACGCCGCGAGCGATCTGCAGGGCGACGGCTGGCACGGTGCGATGACCTACCCGTCGTTCACGCGTCCGCTGTGGGGATGGCTGAGTGAGCCGGCCGGTATGCCGTATGCGGAATGGGACGGGACGGTCACGACCGAACCGTGGTTCTTCACGCAGCCGCTCGGGGGCATCCCGAGGTACACGGCGCGCGATTTCGTCGATGCCGTGACGCGATTCACCGCCGGCATCCCGTGGCGGGTGCGGCTGGGCAACATGCAGCCGCTGGACACGCACGACACGGCCCGCTTCGCGACGAACGCCGCCGAAGGGACCATCCCGGTCGCCGTTGGCCTGTCGATGACGCTGCCGGGCGTGCCCGTCGTGTTCGCCGGGGACGAGTTCGGCCTCATCGGCGCGGATGGCGAATCGAGCCGTACGCCGATGCCGTGGGGGAGTGAGAGCGACCCCGAGGTGGCATCGCGCCTCGACCTGTACCGGTCACTGATCGGCCTGCGTCGCGATCACCCCGTTCTCGCGACGGGCGGCCTACGGTGGCTGCACGTCGATGATGGGACGGTGGTGTTCGTGCGCGAATCGGCGGATGAATCGGTACTCGTGCTCGCGACGCGCGACGACGCGGAGCTCGTGCTTCCCGCATCCTCGGTGGCCGCAGCCGAAGCCGAGGCGTTGTTCGGCGAAGCGGTGCTCGCAGAGGCATCCGACGGCGCAGTGGTCCTGCGCGCGGACGGCCCGGCGTTCAGCGCGTGGGCGCTGCCCGGAGTGCAGGTCCCGGGCGGCGCGGCCGGTTCGTAA